CACGTCTCGCTGCACCaatatatattcttaaTATCatatattttcattttttttttcatctacTTGTACTGTCTCTATCTGCCTTTGAAAAGGTTTAACTGATCGCGTTTTATTCTTCGGCATATCGACGGAACTATAAAAAAACGTACAGCTTACCTGACTACAGAgtcttcatattttttggtttaTCGACTTCGCCATGAGCAATCTCAAACTATCTTATTGAAGCGACTAAAAGACAAATGCGGATAATATTGTATTGCATTGAGATGAAAATTGGAAGCATAGGTGGATGAAGCTAAATATTAGGTTCAACGAAGGTGAGCCGtctatttttattgaatttctATTTCTGCCCCAAATAGGTCATCAACCAAAGCTTATCGTACCTTTTTCACCGCAGGTATATGAAAATCACTAACATTCATGAATACAGAACTATTTATTTTCCGCGACCCTACGGTGTTGTTCCTCTCGCAAAAAAGCTTCGAAGTCAGATTCCTACGCAGCTTTAGATGCAGTTCCGCTATGAAGCAATACAACTTTCCTGATCAACGTATTACTTCACACCCTATGAACTTCATACCATTTTCCAACTCATACACCAGGTTTCATATCCAAGATAATATGGTCTAGCTTCACTTTCAGTTCAGAAATGACTAAAGCTCCGCCTCACAGAGCTTAAGGACAGCCGTGTGTATGTATAAAGTAAAACATGCGGCTTCCTACACCGCAAGGTGGACTTTCCCGTGACAACTCGTGATGGTTTTACAGTAGTTGAAACCGTACATGGAAACATAGTCAAAATGCTCAACGAaccgaaaaaaaagacattATCAGACACAGTCAAGCGTATGTGGATCTAAACATATATCAAGTCCTAACTTTGTCGGCTCAAGCATTTTTCATATAATTAGGTTCATGCAATGGTGTTCCCTAAAAATTTGCTAAATTGATGTGATGGTCCAAAGGAAAAGTAAAGTACAGAAAAACGGCGCGCCTTTCCTGTTTACCGTTAAACTTCTCAAAAAAGTATGCTCGCTTCAACGTGTTCGAGACTGCTGAAAGATAGAGCTTCAAATAATTAAATGCTGCAAATATCAATTGGCTTTATCAACCTTGCCTAATAACCTCAACAAGTTGTAATTGATAGAAATGTTTAAGTTACCAAGCAAAGTTAACTTAGCTTCTTTCAAAGGTAAAGGTCATTTAGCTAAGTTTCCCTTGCGGAGCAGAAGCATTTCAAACTCTTCGTTACCCCTTTCATATATGACACCAAAGGAGGTTTCAAATGTATCAGCTTCTCCTCCAAGACCAAAGAGAATTGTTGTGGCGATTACTGGTGCTACTGGGGTTGCATTAGGGATTAAACTTCTTCAGATACTAAAAGAATTGAGCGTCGAAACTCATTTGATAATATCGAAATGGGGTGCAGCCACCATGAAGTATGAAACGGATTGGGAACCACATGATGTGGCGGCCTTGGCATCCAAAACGTACTCTGTTCGGGATGTTTCCGCGTGCATTTCATCTGGGTCTTTTCAGCATGATGGAATGATTGTGGCACCGTGTTCTATGAAAACGTTGGCTGCGATTAGAATCGGTTTTACAGAGGATTTGATTACGAGAGCGGCTGATGTTTCCATTAAAGAGAACCGAAAGTTACTACTAGTTACTCGAGAAACACCTCTGTCCGCTATTCACCTTGAAAACATGCTGTCCCTACGCAGGACTGGTGTTATAATTTTTCCTCCGGTACCTGCATTTTATACAAAACCCAAAAGCATGAATGACCTGTTGGAACAAAGTGCCG
This is a stretch of genomic DNA from Saccharomyces kudriavzevii IFO 1802 strain IFO1802 genome assembly, chromosome: 4. It encodes these proteins:
- the PAD1 gene encoding phenylacrylic acid decarboxylase PAD1 (similar to Saccharomyces cerevisiae PAD1 (YDR538W)); translated protein: MFKLPSKVNLASFKGKGHLAKFPLRSRSISNSSLPLSYMTPKEVSNVSASPPRPKRIVVAITGATGVALGIKLLQILKELSVETHLIISKWGAATMKYETDWEPHDVAALASKTYSVRDVSACISSGSFQHDGMIVAPCSMKTLAAIRIGFTEDLITRAADVSIKENRKLLLVTRETPLSAIHLENMLSLRRTGVIIFPPVPAFYTKPKSMNDLLEQSAGRILDCFGIHADTFPRWEGIKIK